The following are from one region of the bacterium genome:
- a CDS encoding DUF3416 domain-containing protein, producing the protein MKKTIEIGNLYPTIADGSFPVKREVDRPLRATVEVCGPGRKKVELLWREKEKAPGNWNRVPMKRVSPIRWEGEIPIRRCGTYLFTAEASVPGSKPERYGLEQELWVGTERSRFAAWYELFPRSQGTVPGRHGTFKDVERRLPEIKAMGFDVIYVPPVCPIGHTNRKGRNNSLVAAPDDPGTPWSVGNEHGGHTAIHPLLGTEKSFRHLVSLLKDMEMELALDFTSNCSPDHPWIREHPGWFFRNPDGTIKYAENPPKKYEDVCPLNYYPKDREAMWQAQLDIFLCWIERGVTTFRIDNPHTKPTEFWAWLIREIRKVCPEAVFLSEAFTDYDKLEELARAGFTQSYSYFTWRNGKNELIEYFLKLTGTYLSEFLRVNLFTNTPDILPEYLQTGGKPAFKIRAALAATLSSVYGIYSGFELLENKPLVPGKESYLDSEKYEIKVRDWDRAGNIKDYLAALNRIRRENRALRYYDNLRILSSTDDQILFYGKISPGRDNIVVCAVNLDPFASHTGRITLPLEEFGIGSNEEYRAVNLLDGVPEPWRGREQIVTLDPEVEPAAIYRIEKPAPSATRDDR; encoded by the coding sequence ATGAAAAAAACGATCGAGATCGGAAATCTCTATCCCACCATCGCCGACGGCAGTTTCCCGGTCAAGCGGGAGGTCGACCGGCCCTTGCGGGCTACCGTCGAGGTATGCGGCCCCGGCAGGAAGAAGGTTGAGCTTCTCTGGAGAGAAAAGGAGAAAGCGCCCGGGAACTGGAACCGGGTCCCCATGAAGCGGGTTTCGCCGATCAGGTGGGAAGGGGAGATCCCGATCCGGCGCTGCGGCACCTATCTGTTTACGGCGGAGGCGTCCGTGCCCGGGTCGAAGCCGGAGCGCTACGGTCTGGAGCAGGAGCTTTGGGTCGGGACGGAACGCTCCCGTTTCGCGGCCTGGTACGAACTTTTCCCCCGTTCCCAGGGAACGGTCCCGGGGCGCCACGGAACCTTCAAAGACGTGGAGCGTCGGCTGCCGGAGATCAAGGCCATGGGGTTCGACGTCATTTACGTTCCCCCCGTCTGCCCCATCGGCCACACCAACCGCAAGGGCCGCAACAACAGCCTCGTCGCCGCGCCGGACGACCCGGGCACTCCCTGGTCGGTGGGGAACGAACACGGCGGCCATACCGCCATCCACCCCCTCCTGGGAACCGAGAAATCGTTCCGGCACCTGGTTTCGCTTCTGAAAGACATGGAGATGGAGCTTGCCCTCGATTTTACCTCGAACTGTTCCCCCGACCACCCCTGGATCAGGGAACACCCGGGGTGGTTTTTCCGCAACCCCGACGGGACCATCAAATACGCGGAAAACCCCCCCAAGAAATACGAGGACGTCTGTCCGCTCAACTATTACCCCAAAGACCGGGAAGCCATGTGGCAGGCGCAGCTCGATATTTTCCTGTGCTGGATCGAGCGGGGGGTGACGACGTTTCGGATCGACAACCCCCACACCAAGCCCACGGAATTCTGGGCGTGGCTGATCCGGGAAATCAGGAAAGTCTGCCCGGAGGCGGTGTTCCTCTCCGAGGCCTTCACCGATTACGACAAGCTCGAAGAACTGGCCCGGGCCGGCTTCACCCAGTCCTATTCGTACTTCACCTGGAGAAACGGGAAAAACGAGTTGATCGAATATTTCCTCAAGCTCACCGGGACCTATCTGAGCGAATTTCTCCGGGTGAACCTTTTCACCAACACCCCCGACATCCTCCCCGAATACCTCCAGACCGGAGGGAAACCCGCTTTCAAAATCCGCGCCGCCCTGGCCGCGACCCTTTCCTCGGTATACGGAATCTACAGCGGATTCGAACTGCTGGAGAACAAGCCGCTGGTCCCCGGCAAGGAATCGTACCTGGATTCCGAAAAATACGAAATCAAGGTACGGGACTGGGACCGGGCGGGAAACATCAAGGACTATCTCGCGGCTCTCAACCGTATCCGCCGGGAGAATCGGGCTCTTCGCTACTACGATAATCTCCGCATCCTCAGTTCCACCGACGACCAGATCCTATTTTACGGTAAAATCTCCCCCGGCAGAGACAACATCGTCGTCTGCGCGGTCAACCTCGATCCTTTCGCCTCCCACACCGGCCGCATTACCCTTCCCCTGGAGGAGTTCGGGATCGGCTCGAACGAGGAGTACCGGGCGGTCAATCTGCTCGACGGGGTGCCGGAGCCGTGGCGGGGTAGGGAACAGATCGTCACCTTGGATCCGGAAGTCGAGCCCGCCGCCATCTACCGGATCGAGAAACCGGCGCCGTCGGCGACCCGGGACGACCGCTAA